The following are encoded together in the Juglans microcarpa x Juglans regia isolate MS1-56 chromosome 2D, Jm3101_v1.0, whole genome shotgun sequence genome:
- the LOC121250773 gene encoding transcription factor MYB4, which translates to MVRAPCCEKMGLKKGPWTSEEDQILINYIQLYGHGNWRALPKLAGLLRCGKSCRLRWTNYLRPDIKRGNFSREEEDAIINLHEMLGNRWSAIAARLPGRTDNEIKNVWHTHLKKKLKQHQDIPASDKRNDTKSTAPKCYHEAKTEVESMNFPSPDHPTSESPEHRPVSPQECSSEMSTVTTGDNSSMYPKVESPGDFPEVDENFWAEVLWTDDSGVENDFSAVGGDQEFQIPFSPIMTMEPVHPYGSSMHHDNMDFWFDIFTRTSELPDQLP; encoded by the exons atggtGAGAGCTCCATGTTGTGAGAAGATGGGGCTGAAAAAAGGTCCTTGGACCTCTGAGGAAGATCAGATTCTGATCAATTACATTCAACTTTACGGCCATGGCAATTGGCGAGCACTTCCAAAACTAGCTG gtttacTAAGGTGTGGAAAGAGTTGCCGGCTCCGATGGACAAATTACCTGAGGCCAGACATCAAAAGAGGGAACTTTAGCAGAGAAGAAGAGGATGCCATCATAAACTTACACGAAATGTTAGGCAACAG ATGGTCGGCAATCGCAGCGAGATTACCGGGACGGACAGACAATGAGATAAAAAATGTTTGGCACACCCACTTGAAAAAGAAGCTCAAGCAACACCAAGACATCCCAGCATCAGACAAAAGAAACGACACCAAAAGTACTGCACCCAAATGCTATCACGAGGCTAAAACTGAAGTAGAATCCATGAACTTTCCAAGTCCTGATCATCCAACATCCGAGAGTCCAGAACATCGACCAGTCTCCCCACAAGAGTGTTCGAGTGAGATGTCCACAGTGACAACCGGTGACAACAGTAGTATGTACCCGAAAGTCGAATCGCCGGGAGATTTCCCAGAAGTGGATGAGAATTTCTGGGCAGAGGTGTTGTGGACGGATGATTCGGGCGTGGAGAATGATTTTTCGGCTGTTGGCGGTGATCAAGAATTTCAAATTCCATTTTCTCCGATAATGACTATGGAACCTGTCCATCCATATGGTTCAAGCATGCATCATGATAACATGGATTTTTGGTTCGATATTTTCACAAGGACTTCGGAATTACCAGATCAGTTACCATAA